The following proteins come from a genomic window of Vallitaleaceae bacterium 9-2:
- a CDS encoding phosphatidate cytidylyltransferase, which yields MKTRILSAIVALPIVILPLYFGGWLTTALILIAISIGLWEFNRAFKMNEGFIYGLQLVMTVGLFILQQQQRLEYVFVSLVLMVILPFIYYIVCYPKVELQTIFIGMIGYLYISVMMSHIVLVRNMEQYGHILIWLILLISFGSDTFAYFSGVFLGKHKLAPKLSPNKTIEGAIGGILGSGILTTLYTFFLSYTNTDIKMHHFIGFALMGVIGSIFGQFGDMAASAMKRVTKIKDFGTLIPGHGGIVDRMDSIIFVAPFVYYASMLILSM from the coding sequence ATGAAGACACGTATATTATCTGCAATAGTTGCACTGCCTATTGTTATTTTGCCTCTTTATTTTGGGGGTTGGTTGACTACAGCCTTGATCTTGATTGCAATTTCCATTGGATTGTGGGAATTTAATCGGGCATTTAAGATGAATGAAGGGTTTATTTATGGGCTTCAACTTGTGATGACAGTAGGGCTTTTTATTTTACAGCAACAACAGCGCTTGGAATATGTGTTCGTAAGCTTGGTGTTAATGGTTATATTACCCTTTATTTATTATATTGTATGCTATCCAAAAGTTGAACTGCAAACAATTTTTATTGGAATGATTGGATACCTATATATATCCGTTATGATGAGCCATATTGTCCTGGTTCGTAACATGGAACAATATGGACATATTCTTATATGGCTAATATTACTTATATCTTTTGGAAGTGATACATTTGCCTATTTTTCAGGTGTCTTTTTAGGGAAACATAAGTTAGCTCCAAAACTAAGTCCTAATAAAACTATTGAAGGTGCCATTGGGGGAATTCTCGGTTCGGGGATTTTAACGACACTGTATACCTTCTTTTTATCATATACAAATACAGATATCAAAATGCATCATTTTATCGGATTTGCATTAATGGGTGTTATTGGGTCGATTTTTGGACAGTTTGGAGATATGGCTGCTTCTGCAATGAAAAGAGTGACAAAAATTAAAGACTTCGGTACACTAATCCCGGGACATGGAGGGATTGTTGACCGTATGGATAGTATTATTTTTGTTGCGCCGTTTGTGTATTATGCATCAATGCTAATTTTATCCATGTAA
- a CDS encoding 1-deoxy-D-xylulose-5-phosphate reductoisomerase, whose product MRKKIGILGSTGSIGVQTLEVIDLHDTFEVIALTANTNVDRLFEQCQKYKPKLVSVMEFESYKKLCQRLEQESDLDIEVLHGMEGLIAAATHQEMDILVTAVVGMIGLVPTIEAIKAHKTIALANKETLVTAGEIIMPLAKANKVDILPVDSEHSAIYQALQGNLYTKIEKIILTASGGPFRGKDSQALKKMSIEEALKHPNWEMGAKITIDSSTMMNKGLEVIEAKWLFDVKPEQIEVIVHPESIVHSMVQYIDGSVMAQLGVPDMRLPIQYALFETQRESMPYERLDLIKLQHLTFEKPDMDTFRCLKLAYIALEYGGVIPTVLNAANEYIVSLCLNRKIQYYKIAEYIEEVMNAYIKECYDSKLELTLEQILDAQKWVENYIESRWHT is encoded by the coding sequence ATGAGAAAAAAAATTGGAATACTAGGCTCAACAGGCTCTATTGGTGTACAAACGCTTGAAGTCATTGATTTACATGATACGTTTGAAGTGATTGCATTAACGGCAAATACCAATGTGGATCGGTTGTTTGAGCAATGTCAAAAATATAAACCAAAGCTTGTATCCGTTATGGAGTTTGAAAGTTATAAAAAGCTATGTCAACGACTAGAGCAAGAGAGCGATTTGGATATTGAGGTTCTTCACGGTATGGAAGGATTGATTGCGGCTGCAACACATCAAGAGATGGATATTTTGGTGACGGCAGTTGTTGGAATGATAGGGTTGGTCCCAACGATTGAAGCGATTAAAGCCCATAAAACAATAGCTCTAGCTAACAAGGAAACACTAGTAACAGCAGGTGAAATCATTATGCCTTTGGCAAAGGCCAATAAGGTGGATATTTTACCGGTTGATAGTGAACATTCTGCAATTTATCAAGCGTTACAGGGAAATTTATACACTAAGATTGAAAAAATAATTTTGACAGCTTCAGGAGGTCCTTTTCGAGGAAAGGATAGCCAGGCATTGAAAAAAATGTCTATTGAAGAAGCATTGAAGCATCCGAATTGGGAGATGGGTGCCAAAATTACGATTGATTCGTCAACTATGATGAATAAAGGGCTTGAGGTTATTGAAGCAAAGTGGCTATTTGATGTCAAGCCGGAACAAATTGAAGTTATCGTTCACCCGGAAAGTATTGTGCATTCGATGGTGCAATACATTGATGGTTCAGTTATGGCACAACTTGGCGTGCCGGATATGCGATTGCCAATACAATATGCATTATTTGAAACGCAACGAGAATCAATGCCTTATGAACGATTGGATCTAATAAAATTACAGCATTTAACATTTGAAAAACCGGACATGGATACATTTCGATGCTTAAAATTAGCATATATAGCGTTAGAATATGGAGGCGTAATACCAACGGTTCTTAATGCGGCTAATGAGTATATTGTATCTTTGTGTTTAAATAGAAAAATTCAATATTATAAAATTGCCGAGTACATAGAAGAAGTCATGAATGCATATATTAAAGAGTGCTATGATTCTAAGTTAGAATTGACGTTAGAACAGATTTTAGATGCCCAAAAGTGGGTGGAAAATTATATTGAAAGCAGGTGGCATACATGA
- the rseP gene encoding RIP metalloprotease RseP translates to MSIILALFVFSFIVFVHEFGHYIFARRGGIAVEEFAIGMGPKLFGFERKGTQWTIRLLPIGGFCRMHGEDGQESQEIEDTQNKKELNGGAFYEKSVGVRISTIFGGPLFNFILALLFSFIYIGMTTTYSNVISEVPEQLPAYEAGIRPGDEIISIDGHRILRSTEARIYINMPAGDPLDVKVRRTENGDKKILNFTVIPHVIELDETVPPEESDNYYVIGVNYEKVSKNILTIIKYGVLEAASWIKIVFYSLGLLVTGEVSMTALSGPVAIVDEFSTGYEASLAYGIKAVISNIAFFIVLLSANLGVMNLLPIPALDGGRLIFLFIEGVRGKPLAPDKEGFVHFIGFALLMLLMVFVLFNDIQRLFN, encoded by the coding sequence ATGAGTATTATTTTAGCATTATTTGTCTTTAGTTTTATTGTTTTTGTTCATGAATTTGGACATTATATATTTGCCCGACGAGGTGGCATTGCGGTGGAAGAATTTGCAATAGGGATGGGACCTAAGCTTTTTGGGTTTGAAAGAAAAGGAACACAGTGGACCATTCGTTTGCTTCCTATTGGCGGATTTTGCCGTATGCATGGCGAAGATGGACAAGAAAGCCAAGAAATCGAAGACACACAAAATAAAAAAGAACTCAATGGGGGCGCATTTTACGAGAAATCGGTGGGTGTGAGGATTTCGACTATTTTTGGTGGCCCTTTATTTAATTTCATATTAGCGTTGTTGTTTTCATTTATTTATATCGGAATGACCACAACATATTCTAATGTGATAAGTGAAGTTCCCGAACAATTACCGGCATATGAGGCTGGGATTCGCCCGGGAGATGAAATTATATCCATTGATGGACATCGGATTCTACGCTCAACAGAAGCTAGAATCTATATAAATATGCCCGCAGGAGACCCTCTAGATGTCAAGGTTCGACGTACTGAAAATGGAGATAAGAAAATACTGAATTTTACAGTTATTCCCCATGTGATCGAGCTAGATGAGACGGTTCCGCCAGAAGAAAGTGACAACTATTATGTCATCGGGGTCAACTATGAAAAAGTATCTAAAAATATATTGACAATTATAAAATATGGTGTATTAGAAGCAGCTTCTTGGATTAAAATCGTATTTTATTCTTTAGGTTTACTTGTTACAGGAGAAGTTTCTATGACCGCATTATCAGGTCCGGTGGCTATTGTTGATGAATTTAGTACAGGATATGAAGCGAGCTTAGCATATGGTATAAAAGCCGTTATTTCAAATATTGCATTTTTCATTGTATTACTAAGTGCAAACTTAGGTGTAATGAATTTATTGCCGATTCCGGCTTTAGATGGCGGACGTTTAATTTTTCTCTTCATAGAAGGTGTTCGTGGAAAGCCGTTAGCTCCGGATAAAGAAGGGTTTGTACATTTTATCGGTTTTGCTTTATTGATGTTGTTGATGGTCTTCGTGTTATTTAATGATATTCAGCGGTTGTTTAATTAA
- the ispG gene encoding flavodoxin-dependent (E)-4-hydroxy-3-methylbut-2-enyl-diphosphate synthase, protein MIQVVLRDETRKIKIGDKYIGGGSPIAIQSMTNTKTEDVEKTVAQIIALEEAGCDIVRVAVPTMEAAQAISKIKAQIHIPLVADIHFDYRLALECVRRGIDKIRINPGNIGSQERIKEVVDACREHKIPIRIGVNGGSLEKHILEKYKHPTAEALVESALYHVRILESMDFYDIAISIKSSDVLTAVEAYERMADAVSYPLHLGITEAGTRESGTIKSSVGLGVMLSKGIGDTLRVSLTSDPVDEIHVARKILQSLNLYPSQIEFISCPTCGRTSIDLIRIASEVEERLAHIKVPIKVAVMGCAVNGPGEAREADIGIAGGNGVGLIFKKGKIIGKVPEDELVEALIKEINVMIDKV, encoded by the coding sequence CTGATTCAAGTGGTTTTAAGAGATGAAACACGAAAAATTAAAATTGGTGATAAATATATTGGTGGAGGAAGTCCTATAGCTATCCAAAGTATGACCAACACCAAAACAGAAGATGTTGAAAAAACAGTAGCTCAAATTATTGCGCTTGAAGAAGCGGGATGTGATATTGTGCGAGTGGCAGTGCCAACAATGGAAGCGGCACAAGCAATTTCAAAAATTAAAGCTCAGATTCACATACCCCTTGTTGCCGATATTCATTTTGACTATCGATTAGCGCTTGAATGTGTTCGCCGTGGCATTGATAAAATCCGTATCAATCCGGGGAACATTGGGAGCCAAGAGCGTATTAAGGAAGTGGTTGATGCGTGTAGGGAACATAAAATACCGATTCGAATTGGGGTAAATGGCGGGTCCCTTGAAAAACATATCCTAGAAAAGTATAAGCACCCAACAGCAGAGGCGCTTGTAGAAAGCGCTTTGTATCATGTTCGAATTTTGGAGTCAATGGATTTTTATGATATAGCCATTTCAATTAAATCATCGGATGTATTGACAGCTGTAGAAGCTTATGAACGCATGGCGGATGCAGTAAGCTATCCGTTGCACTTGGGTATTACTGAAGCTGGAACTAGAGAAAGTGGAACCATCAAATCTTCAGTTGGTTTAGGGGTTATGCTTTCAAAGGGGATTGGAGATACATTAAGAGTCTCCTTAACGAGTGACCCGGTAGATGAAATTCACGTAGCAAGAAAAATATTACAAAGTTTAAACCTATATCCAAGTCAGATTGAATTTATCTCTTGTCCGACATGTGGACGAACTTCAATCGACCTCATACGCATAGCCAGTGAAGTGGAAGAACGCCTGGCTCATATTAAGGTGCCCATCAAAGTGGCGGTTATGGGATGTGCAGTTAATGGACCAGGAGAAGCTAGAGAAGCTGATATTGGTATTGCTGGTGGCAATGGTGTGGGTCTGATTTTTAAAAAAGGAAAAATCATAGGAAAAGTTCCAGAGGATGAACTGGTGGAGGCATTAATCAAAGAAATAAATGTAATGATCGACAAAGTATAG
- a CDS encoding PolC-type DNA polymerase III — translation MRKNLFDVFEGLIVSPESQSYVKDAMVSSIVMNKEQGTVSISLALTTIIPAQYIEHLEEAIYRHLGYPEGIAIHINESYQLNYELSLKDLYKAFEEGLLYNLKKINPVGAAVIRSSQVDIGEADLVYQVNKTGYHYIKDLSFDEKIAVMFKQKFDRTIDIEILEDDANSHMYQEFIRNRDLEQKNLLKKRDRHLHIEEKIVIQEEDITQETYENLILGKKPIVGEVLKLKNFDEDTTYANIDVQVISKPDARELRGGKMIMKFDVTDFTDSISAKVFVEKDDYPRVEANVKKNSTLRIRGLYKYDDYDRARVFFVNTIETIEANLKIQRKDNAKEKRVELHLHTQMSDMDGVMSVKDGINQAIAWGHKAIAITDHGVVQGYTDAFHCVHDDNIKVLYGVEAYLIDDQKPVGYHLDNRSFDDVLIVFDIETTGLRAQKDQFTEIGAVKIKNGKIVDRFSEFVNPGVSIPQHIQELTHITNDTVKDAPPIEVVLPQFVEFCEGGILVAQNADFDMSFIIHAMRNLGIDEQFTYIDTLEIARRLFPDLKNYRLNTLAEALEVRLVQHHRAVYDAEATAGILIKLIDILRSKGVERMKDFHTFEKQYFASYKKLRPSHAIILCKNREGLRNMYKLISYSHTETFFKRPLISKTMLDKHREGLVLGSACEAGELYPLVLEGRSDEAIKRIIDYYDYLEIQPSGNNAFMIENGKVKDIKEIEEVNRQICELGEANNKLVVATCDVHFLNPEDEVYRRILMAGKGFKDADNQPPLYFRTTNEMLSEFEYLGEEKAFEVVVTNTNLIADSLEYIEPVERDKYPPVIEGSEKELEEMCYAKAKAIYGEPLPEVVQERLDRELNSIISNGFAVMYIISQKLVKKSNDDGYLVGSRGSVGSSFVATMSGITEVNPLSPHYVCQECKYSDFESEEVKKYAGSSGVDMPDKTCPKCGAQLLKEGHDIPFETFLGFKGNKEPDIDLNFSGEYQAKAHKYTEVLFGEGHVFKAGTIGTLADKTAYGFVKNYFDEREIQVKEAEINRIIQGCVGVRRTTGQHPGGIIVVPKDQEIYTFTPIQKPANDQTSDVITTHFDYHSIDHNLLKLDILGHDDPTMIRFLEDMTGIDATKIPLDEPKVMSLFRSGKALGVKPEDIGGITLGSLGIPEFGTDFVMQMLIETQPATFSDLIRISGLSHGTDVWTNNAQQLVQEGKAIISTVISTRDDIMTYLINQGLDKELSFTIMESVRKGKGLRDEWEAQMRKFDVPDWYIWSCKQIKYMFPKAHAAAYVMMAYRIAYFKVYYPLEYYTAFFSIRASNFDYGLMCKGKSVLDAHIQDYKNRFNELTKKEKDMIKDMRIVQEMYARGYEFLPIDIYQVDAKRFRIIDGKIMPSLSSINGMGEKAAEGVVAGRAGGEFLSLEDFRLRTKTGKSLIELLKSEEILKGLPETNQMSLF, via the coding sequence GTGAGGAAAAATTTATTTGATGTATTTGAAGGATTAATTGTAAGTCCAGAAAGTCAAAGTTATGTAAAAGATGCAATGGTTTCTTCAATTGTGATGAATAAGGAGCAAGGGACAGTCAGTATTTCCCTTGCTCTCACTACGATTATCCCTGCACAATATATTGAGCACTTAGAAGAAGCCATTTACCGACACTTGGGTTATCCAGAAGGTATAGCAATTCATATTAATGAGTCCTATCAATTGAATTATGAGTTGTCTTTAAAAGATTTGTATAAAGCATTTGAAGAAGGTTTACTATATAATCTTAAAAAAATCAACCCAGTTGGTGCTGCGGTTATTCGTAGTTCACAAGTAGATATCGGTGAAGCTGACCTAGTGTATCAGGTGAATAAGACAGGATATCACTATATTAAAGATTTAAGCTTTGATGAAAAAATTGCAGTAATGTTTAAGCAGAAGTTTGACCGAACGATTGATATAGAAATCCTTGAAGATGATGCAAATAGCCATATGTATCAAGAATTTATCCGTAATCGGGATTTGGAACAAAAGAATTTATTGAAAAAAAGAGACCGACATCTTCATATCGAAGAAAAAATAGTCATTCAAGAAGAAGATATTACCCAAGAAACATACGAAAATTTAATTCTAGGGAAAAAACCTATTGTTGGTGAAGTATTAAAATTGAAAAATTTTGATGAAGACACGACATATGCAAATATTGATGTTCAAGTCATTAGTAAACCCGATGCAAGGGAGCTTCGCGGGGGTAAGATGATTATGAAGTTTGATGTGACCGATTTTACGGACTCGATATCGGCAAAAGTTTTCGTGGAAAAGGATGACTATCCACGCGTCGAAGCTAATGTCAAAAAAAATAGTACGCTTCGTATACGTGGGCTATACAAATATGATGACTATGATCGTGCTAGAGTTTTTTTTGTCAATACAATCGAAACGATTGAAGCCAATCTTAAGATACAACGTAAGGATAATGCCAAAGAAAAACGTGTTGAGTTACACCTACATACACAAATGAGTGATATGGATGGGGTGATGAGTGTAAAAGACGGTATTAACCAAGCGATTGCATGGGGACACAAAGCCATAGCTATCACCGATCATGGTGTCGTACAAGGGTATACAGATGCCTTCCATTGCGTACATGATGACAATATAAAGGTGCTCTATGGTGTTGAAGCTTATTTGATTGATGATCAAAAACCTGTAGGTTATCATCTGGACAATCGTTCCTTTGATGATGTGTTGATTGTTTTTGATATCGAGACAACAGGACTTCGGGCTCAGAAAGATCAGTTCACAGAGATTGGTGCCGTCAAAATAAAAAATGGAAAGATTGTCGATCGATTTTCTGAATTTGTCAATCCGGGTGTGTCGATACCTCAACATATTCAAGAATTGACCCATATAACTAATGATACGGTAAAAGATGCACCACCGATTGAAGTTGTATTGCCTCAGTTTGTTGAATTTTGTGAAGGGGGAATTCTTGTTGCGCAAAATGCAGACTTTGATATGAGTTTTATTATTCATGCAATGCGTAACCTGGGCATTGACGAGCAGTTCACATATATAGACACCCTAGAAATTGCTCGGCGCTTGTTTCCGGATTTGAAAAATTATCGTCTTAATACATTGGCGGAAGCTCTTGAAGTCAGACTAGTGCAACACCACCGTGCTGTGTACGATGCAGAGGCAACCGCAGGAATTTTGATTAAACTGATAGATATTCTTCGAAGTAAGGGTGTTGAGCGAATGAAGGATTTTCACACATTCGAAAAACAATACTTTGCAAGTTATAAGAAGTTAAGGCCATCACATGCGATAATTTTGTGTAAAAATAGAGAAGGGCTTAGAAATATGTATAAACTCATCTCTTATTCTCATACAGAAACTTTTTTCAAGCGTCCGTTGATTAGCAAGACAATGCTTGATAAACATCGTGAAGGGCTTGTATTAGGCTCGGCGTGTGAGGCGGGTGAGTTGTATCCACTTGTGCTTGAAGGACGCTCAGATGAGGCGATAAAGCGTATTATTGACTATTATGACTATTTGGAGATCCAACCGTCAGGTAACAATGCGTTTATGATTGAAAATGGTAAAGTCAAAGATATCAAAGAAATCGAGGAAGTCAATCGACAAATTTGTGAACTAGGAGAGGCGAACAACAAACTGGTTGTAGCCACTTGTGATGTGCATTTTTTAAATCCTGAAGATGAAGTCTATCGACGGATTTTAATGGCTGGTAAAGGATTTAAAGATGCGGATAACCAGCCGCCGTTATATTTTAGAACAACCAATGAAATGCTTAGTGAGTTTGAGTATCTTGGTGAAGAAAAAGCCTTTGAAGTAGTGGTGACCAATACCAATCTTATTGCAGATTCACTTGAGTATATTGAGCCGGTTGAGCGAGATAAGTATCCACCGGTCATTGAAGGTTCAGAAAAAGAACTGGAAGAGATGTGTTATGCTAAGGCAAAAGCCATCTATGGCGAGCCACTTCCTGAGGTTGTCCAAGAACGCCTGGACCGTGAGCTTAACTCCATTATTAGCAACGGTTTTGCGGTTATGTATATTATCTCTCAAAAGTTGGTAAAAAAATCCAATGATGACGGATACCTTGTTGGTTCAAGAGGTTCAGTTGGTTCTTCCTTTGTTGCAACCATGTCAGGTATCACAGAAGTAAACCCATTATCGCCCCATTATGTGTGTCAAGAATGTAAATACAGCGATTTTGAATCTGAAGAAGTGAAAAAATATGCCGGAAGTTCAGGGGTTGATATGCCAGATAAAACCTGTCCAAAATGCGGTGCTCAATTATTAAAAGAAGGCCATGACATTCCCTTTGAAACGTTTCTTGGATTTAAGGGAAATAAGGAGCCGGATATTGACCTGAACTTTTCTGGGGAATATCAGGCCAAAGCACATAAATATACAGAAGTTCTCTTTGGAGAAGGTCATGTATTTAAAGCGGGGACGATTGGTACATTGGCAGATAAAACAGCATATGGATTTGTTAAAAACTATTTTGATGAACGTGAAATCCAAGTCAAAGAGGCAGAAATTAACCGGATTATTCAAGGATGTGTTGGTGTTCGAAGAACAACAGGACAGCATCCTGGTGGTATTATTGTTGTTCCAAAAGATCAAGAGATTTATACCTTTACACCGATTCAAAAACCTGCGAATGATCAAACTTCCGATGTTATAACGACGCATTTTGACTATCACTCCATCGACCATAATCTACTTAAACTTGATATATTAGGTCATGATGATCCGACGATGATAAGGTTTTTAGAAGATATGACAGGGATAGATGCGACAAAGATACCTCTTGATGAACCAAAGGTGATGTCCTTGTTCCGTTCAGGAAAAGCTTTAGGGGTCAAACCAGAAGATATTGGAGGCATTACATTAGGTTCTTTGGGGATTCCTGAATTTGGTACAGATTTTGTTATGCAGATGTTAATTGAGACACAACCAGCGACTTTTTCTGATCTGATTCGGATCTCTGGATTATCTCACGGAACAGATGTATGGACCAATAATGCCCAACAACTGGTCCAAGAAGGGAAAGCGATTATTTCCACAGTTATCTCTACGCGGGATGATATTATGACCTATCTTATTAATCAAGGACTAGACAAAGAGTTGTCTTTTACTATTATGGAAAGTGTACGTAAAGGGAAAGGACTTCGAGATGAGTGGGAAGCTCAGATGCGAAAGTTTGACGTGCCTGACTGGTACATCTGGTCGTGTAAGCAGATCAAATATATGTTCCCCAAAGCCCATGCAGCGGCTTATGTAATGATGGCTTATCGTATTGCCTATTTTAAAGTTTATTATCCACTAGAGTATTACACGGCCTTTTTTAGTATTCGTGCGTCAAACTTTGACTATGGATTGATGTGCAAAGGGAAAAGTGTTCTTGATGCACATATTCAAGATTATAAGAATCGCTTCAATGAATTAACAAAAAAAGAAAAAGATATGATAAAAGATATGCGTATTGTTCAGGAGATGTATGCAAGAGGGTATGAGTTTTTACCGATTGATATATATCAAGTGGATGCAAAACGCTTCCGAATCATTGACGGTAAAATCATGCCATCGTTGTCATCGATTAATGGAATGGGAGAAAAAGCAGCAGAAGGTGTAGTTGCCGGTCGTGCAGGCGGAGAATTTTTATCCTTAGAAGATTTTAGACTTCGAACTAAAACCGGAAAATCTCTCATTGAACTGTTAAAAAGCGAAGAAATATTAAAAGGACTTCCAGAGACGAATCAGATGAGTTTGTTTTAA
- the rnhA gene encoding ribonuclease HI, with product MKKIDIYTDGACRGNPDGPGGYGAVLKYKDSDGKEHVKELSDGYLNTTNNRMELMGVLFAIKALKSPCSIRVHTDSQYIVKAFNEGWLKNWIKNNWRRGKKKEPVKNQDLWEALVEAVKPHQVEFIWVKGHDGHPENERCDELATLAADNEPQKVDQDNQRNIS from the coding sequence ATGAAAAAGATTGATATTTATACAGACGGAGCATGTCGTGGTAACCCAGATGGACCAGGAGGTTATGGCGCTGTGTTAAAATATAAAGATTCAGATGGCAAGGAACATGTCAAAGAATTAAGCGACGGATATTTAAATACTACGAACAATCGTATGGAACTTATGGGGGTACTTTTTGCAATCAAAGCGTTAAAATCTCCATGTTCAATACGTGTACATACAGATTCTCAATATATTGTGAAAGCATTTAATGAAGGTTGGCTTAAGAATTGGATAAAAAACAATTGGCGACGAGGTAAGAAAAAAGAACCCGTTAAAAATCAAGACCTTTGGGAAGCGCTTGTTGAAGCTGTAAAGCCCCATCAAGTTGAGTTTATATGGGTTAAAGGCCACGACGGACATCCTGAAAATGAACGATGCGATGAACTGGCAACCCTTGCTGCGGATAACGAACCACAAAAGGTGGATCAAGACAATCAAAGGAATATTTCTTAA
- a CDS encoding deoxyguanosinetriphosphate triphosphohydrolase: MNLRELQEEREFEILSPYSSFSRNSRGREVEETPCDIRTDYQRDRDRILHSKAFRRLKHKTQVFIAPEGDHYRTRLTHTLEVSQIARTIARALRLNEDLTEAIALAHDLGHTPFGHAGEYALNQISELGFKHYRQSIRVVEVLENKGKGLNLTWEVRDGILNHPTKGKPATLEGAIVRLSDKIAYINHDIDDALRGHILSENDLPKAFTDVLGLTSKERINIMVHDIVTNSMDKDKIIMSEHILNAMTGMRQFMFENVYIDSKAKEHEEKAQNMLTQLFLYFKEHTHLLPPELLVMIDDNEPVERVVNDYIAGMTDRYAIRKFMDIFVPSSWKEL, from the coding sequence ATGAATTTACGAGAATTACAGGAAGAACGTGAGTTTGAAATTTTAAGCCCATATTCGTCATTTAGTCGAAACAGTCGTGGACGAGAAGTGGAAGAGACACCTTGTGATATACGAACAGATTATCAAAGGGATCGAGATCGTATTTTACATTCCAAAGCTTTTCGCCGATTAAAGCATAAGACGCAAGTTTTTATCGCGCCGGAGGGTGATCATTATCGCACAAGGCTGACGCATACGCTAGAAGTGTCTCAAATTGCACGTACCATTGCTAGAGCATTACGTTTGAATGAAGACTTAACTGAGGCGATTGCCTTAGCACATGATTTAGGACATACGCCTTTTGGACATGCAGGGGAATATGCATTAAACCAAATATCCGAATTGGGATTTAAGCATTACCGCCAGAGTATACGTGTTGTTGAAGTTCTTGAAAACAAAGGAAAAGGATTAAACCTCACCTGGGAAGTTCGGGACGGAATTCTTAATCACCCAACAAAAGGTAAACCGGCAACATTAGAAGGAGCGATCGTTCGTTTATCAGATAAGATTGCTTACATTAATCATGACATTGATGATGCTCTTCGTGGACACATCCTCAGTGAAAATGATTTGCCCAAAGCATTTACCGATGTTCTTGGATTAACATCTAAGGAGCGCATTAATATTATGGTTCATGATATTGTTACCAATAGTATGGATAAAGATAAAATCATCATGAGTGAGCATATTTTAAATGCAATGACAGGTATGCGACAATTTATGTTTGAAAATGTCTATATTGATTCAAAAGCAAAAGAACATGAAGAAAAAGCACAAAATATGTTGACACAGCTCTTTTTATATTTTAAGGAGCATACCCATTTGCTTCCGCCGGAGCTGCTTGTTATGATTGATGACAATGAGCCGGTTGAACGTGTTGTCAATGATTATATAGCAGGAATGACCGATCGATATGCTATTCGTAAATTTATGGATATTTTTGTCCCATCTTCATGGAAAGAACTTTAA